One stretch of Pandoraea oxalativorans DNA includes these proteins:
- a CDS encoding LemA family protein, translated as MQMLLPVLRRQSWVRWLALGLLASLLSSCGYNEIQVKDEAVKASWSEVVNQYQRRADLVPNLVNTVKGYASHEQATLTEVINARAKATSITVTPETLNDPEAFKRFQQAQGELSGALSRLMAVSENYPNLKADGLFRDLQSQLEGTENRITVARNRYIQSVQDYNVYVRQFPNNLTAKMFGYGTKPNFTVDNEKAISTAPAVKF; from the coding sequence ATGCAAATGCTACTGCCGGTCCTTCGTCGTCAGTCCTGGGTGCGATGGCTCGCGCTGGGACTTCTCGCGTCGTTGCTTTCCTCCTGCGGATACAACGAAATTCAGGTCAAGGACGAAGCGGTCAAGGCGTCCTGGAGCGAGGTCGTGAACCAGTATCAGCGACGTGCCGATCTGGTGCCGAACCTGGTGAACACGGTCAAGGGCTACGCGTCGCACGAGCAGGCCACGCTCACCGAAGTGATCAACGCACGCGCCAAGGCGACGAGCATCACGGTCACGCCGGAAACGCTCAACGATCCCGAAGCGTTCAAGCGCTTCCAGCAAGCGCAGGGAGAACTGTCGGGCGCACTCTCGCGCCTGATGGCCGTCTCGGAGAACTATCCGAACCTGAAGGCCGACGGTCTGTTCCGCGACCTGCAATCGCAGCTCGAAGGCACCGAAAACCGCATCACAGTCGCGCGCAATCGTTACATCCAGTCCGTGCAGGACTACAACGTGTATGTGCGTCAGTTCCCGAACAATCTGACGGCCAAGATGTTCGGTTACGGCACGAAGCCGAACTTCACGGTGGACAACGAGAAGGCTATTTCCACGGCACCGGCCGTCAAGTTCTGA
- the hemL gene encoding glutamate-1-semialdehyde 2,1-aminomutase, which translates to MSENTTNVALFERAQQTIPGGVNSPVRAFRSVGGTPRFIARAQGPYMWDAEGVRYIDYIGSWGPMIVGHLHPEVVAAVQSAMSQGFSFGAPTQAEVVMAEEICRLVPSIEQVRLVSSGTEATMSALRLARGFTGRNKIVKFEGCYHGHADSLLVKAGSGLLTFADSTRNAPSSAGVPPEVTRDTLVLEYNNVEQLRELFAGQGGEIAAVIVEPVAGNMNLVRGSRHFLQTLRELCTAHGAVLIFDEVMCGFRVGLGGAQALYGITADLTCLGKVIGGGMPAAAFGGRRDIMSHLAPLGGVYQAGTLSGNPLAVAAGLATLKLIQAPGFYEDLAKRTSKLVSGLVEAAQAAGVPFSGDSVGGMFGLYFRANVPQSFAEVTTSDVARFNKFFHAMLDRGVYLAPSAFEAGFVSATHDDTIIDATIDAARDAFGTIA; encoded by the coding sequence ATGTCCGAAAACACTACGAATGTCGCGCTGTTCGAGCGCGCCCAGCAAACCATTCCCGGCGGTGTGAACTCGCCCGTGCGCGCCTTCCGCTCGGTCGGCGGCACGCCGCGCTTCATCGCCCGCGCACAAGGCCCCTACATGTGGGACGCCGAAGGCGTGCGCTACATCGACTACATCGGTTCGTGGGGCCCGATGATCGTCGGCCACCTGCATCCGGAAGTCGTCGCCGCCGTGCAATCGGCGATGTCGCAGGGTTTCAGCTTCGGCGCGCCGACGCAAGCCGAAGTCGTGATGGCCGAAGAAATCTGCCGTCTCGTACCGTCCATCGAGCAGGTGCGTCTGGTGTCCTCGGGCACCGAAGCCACGATGAGCGCGTTGCGTCTGGCGCGCGGCTTTACGGGCCGCAACAAGATCGTCAAGTTCGAAGGCTGCTACCACGGTCATGCCGACAGCCTGCTGGTGAAGGCCGGTTCGGGTCTGCTGACGTTTGCCGACTCCACGCGCAACGCGCCCTCCTCGGCCGGTGTGCCGCCCGAAGTCACGCGCGACACGCTCGTTCTCGAATACAACAACGTCGAACAACTGCGTGAACTATTCGCCGGTCAGGGCGGCGAGATCGCGGCGGTGATCGTCGAGCCGGTCGCGGGCAACATGAATCTCGTGCGGGGCTCGCGTCACTTCCTCCAGACGCTGCGCGAGCTGTGCACGGCGCATGGCGCCGTGCTGATCTTCGACGAAGTGATGTGCGGTTTCCGCGTCGGTCTGGGTGGCGCGCAGGCGCTTTACGGCATTACGGCCGACCTGACGTGTCTGGGCAAGGTGATCGGCGGCGGCATGCCCGCGGCTGCGTTTGGCGGACGCCGCGACATCATGTCGCATCTGGCACCGCTCGGTGGCGTCTATCAGGCGGGCACGCTCTCGGGTAACCCACTGGCCGTCGCCGCCGGGCTCGCCACGCTCAAGCTGATTCAGGCGCCCGGCTTCTACGAAGATCTGGCCAAGCGCACGTCGAAGCTCGTAAGCGGTCTCGTCGAAGCCGCGCAGGCGGCCGGTGTGCCGTTCTCCGGCGACAGCGTCGGCGGCATGTTCGGTCTGTACTTCCGCGCCAACGTGCCGCAAAGCTTTGCCGAAGTGACGACGTCGGACGTCGCCCGCTTCAACAAGTTCTTCCACGCCATGCTCGATCGGGGCGTCTACCTCGCGCCGAGCGCGTTCGAAGCCGGCTTCGTCTCGGCCACGCACGACGACACGATCATCGACGCGACGATCGACGCGGCGCGCGACGCGTTTGGGACGATTGCATGA
- the rnk gene encoding nucleoside diphosphate kinase regulator, with protein sequence MSTVNAQRPSITVSSLDLDRLYSVIENAPRTALPYVEALETELARASVVEPQQMPPDVATMNSVVRYRDLSTQQEHRVTLVYPQHLAATENGISVLAPVGSALLGLRVGQSIHWQVPGGHLIELELLGLDYQPEAAGEYHR encoded by the coding sequence ATGTCCACCGTCAACGCACAACGTCCTTCGATCACTGTCTCGTCTCTCGACCTCGATCGTCTTTATTCGGTCATCGAGAATGCGCCGCGCACGGCCCTGCCGTATGTGGAGGCACTCGAAACAGAGCTCGCCCGGGCGAGCGTCGTCGAGCCGCAGCAAATGCCGCCCGATGTCGCCACGATGAATTCGGTGGTGCGCTATCGCGACCTGAGCACGCAGCAGGAGCACCGCGTGACGCTCGTGTATCCGCAGCATCTCGCCGCCACGGAAAACGGCATTTCGGTATTGGCGCCGGTAGGCAGCGCGCTGCTTGGCCTGCGCGTCGGCCAGTCGATTCACTGGCAAGTGCCGGGCGGTCATCTCATCGAGCTGGAATTGCTCGGCCTCGACTACCAGCCTGAAGCCGCTGGCGAATACCACCGTTAA
- a CDS encoding phosphatase PAP2 family protein, whose protein sequence is MDSLNRALFLAINASPNVSEGELAIAVFIAKYLILLLPVGLVTLWLAGGRDREGAVHGLLGVGLVLLINFVVGFAWFEPRPFVVGLGTQLLAHAPTSAFPSNHGSIMFTSAFVLMGTVARTPRLLGKLLLICALPVCWARIYLGVHWPVDMVGALAVSLVVALIMRTASARETSRIVAAILEGIYRRLMAWPISRGWLRR, encoded by the coding sequence ATGGATTCGCTCAACCGCGCCCTCTTTCTCGCGATCAACGCCTCGCCCAATGTGAGCGAAGGCGAACTGGCCATCGCCGTCTTCATTGCCAAGTATCTGATCCTGCTGCTGCCGGTGGGCCTCGTCACGCTGTGGCTCGCGGGCGGACGCGACCGCGAAGGCGCGGTGCACGGCCTGCTGGGGGTGGGGCTCGTGCTGCTGATCAACTTCGTCGTCGGATTCGCCTGGTTCGAGCCGCGGCCATTCGTCGTCGGCCTCGGCACGCAGCTGCTCGCGCACGCGCCAACGAGCGCTTTTCCGAGCAACCACGGCTCGATCATGTTCACCTCGGCGTTCGTGCTGATGGGTACGGTGGCCCGCACGCCGCGCCTACTCGGCAAGCTCCTTCTGATTTGCGCGCTGCCGGTGTGCTGGGCGCGCATCTACCTCGGCGTGCACTGGCCGGTCGATATGGTGGGCGCGCTGGCGGTGTCGCTGGTCGTCGCGCTCATCATGCGCACGGCGAGCGCGCGCGAGACGAGTCGTATCGTCGCGGCGATTCTCGAAGGTATCTATCGTCGCCTGATGGCATGGCCGATTTCACGCGGGTGGCTACGTCGCTGA
- the mgtA gene encoding magnesium-translocating P-type ATPase, whose protein sequence is MQQALTLSERLIAVLGARLGLRFFRRRDMLETLDAPAHGHEAPPGLLEAARGAGPDLLARLCTTRDGLSDDEAATVRAHVGPNEVEHEKPLPWWRHLINCYRNPFNLLLTALAAVSYATDDTEGTIIIASMVIISTVLRFVQEARSNKAAEKLKAMVSTTASVLRRGPLTQGVAEPENVRRLGRMGREIALADLVPGDIVLLAAGDMIPADVRILTAKDLFVSQSALTGEALPVEKFAHPCESGGSNPLAYDNLAFMGTNVVSGSATAVVVATGGRTFFGSLAQRVSAQQPSVTSFQQGVNRVSWVLIRFMLVMTPIVLLINGFTKHDWLEASLFALSVAVGLTPEMLPMIVTATLAKGAVVLSRKKVIVKRLDAIQNFGAMDVLCTDKTGTLTQDKICLERHTDVWGNFSEDVLEYAYLNSFYQTGLKNLLDVAVLDHAELHQRLDVVNRYRKIDEIPFDFQRRRMSVVVSENGDHHELICKGAVEEVMAVCNRVQHGANVEPLTPDVLAQLRRVTAHLNAEGLRVVAVATRHLPPVRERYSIADESELILVGYIAFLDPPKESTAPALKALASAGVDVKVLTGDNDLVTAKVCREVGLPVTACVLGDDIEAMSDTELAGIVERANVFAKLTPAHKERLVRMLRANGHVVGFMGDGINDAPALRAADIGISVDTAVDIAKEAADLILLEKSLMVLEQGVVEGRRTFANMLKYIKMTASSNFGNVFSVLIASAFLPFLPMLPLQLLTQNLLYDLSQTTIPFDHVDAEQLTKPQQWNPSDLSRFMVFFGPISSIFDVLTFVAMWHLFGANSAEHQTLFQSGWFVEGLLSQTLIVHLIRTRRLPFIQSRAAWPLLLMTGAVMLIGIMLPMSPFAETFKMQALPLAYFPMLAAILLAYAVLTQWMKGVFARRFGWQ, encoded by the coding sequence ATGCAACAAGCTCTCACGCTCAGCGAGCGACTGATTGCGGTGCTTGGCGCGCGCCTCGGCCTGCGCTTCTTCCGTCGCCGCGACATGCTCGAAACCCTCGATGCGCCAGCACATGGCCACGAGGCACCACCGGGTCTGCTCGAAGCCGCACGCGGCGCCGGGCCGGACCTGCTTGCGCGTCTGTGCACCACCCGCGACGGGCTGTCCGACGACGAAGCCGCCACGGTGCGCGCGCACGTCGGCCCCAATGAGGTCGAGCACGAAAAGCCGCTGCCCTGGTGGCGTCATCTCATTAACTGCTACCGCAATCCGTTCAACCTGTTGCTCACTGCACTGGCCGCTGTGTCTTACGCGACCGACGACACCGAGGGAACGATCATCATCGCGTCGATGGTGATCATTTCCACGGTGTTGCGATTTGTGCAGGAAGCCCGCTCCAACAAGGCGGCGGAGAAGCTCAAGGCGATGGTGAGCACCACGGCGAGCGTGCTGCGTCGTGGACCGTTGACGCAAGGCGTGGCCGAGCCGGAGAACGTGCGCCGCCTCGGCCGCATGGGGCGAGAAATCGCCCTCGCGGACCTCGTGCCCGGCGATATCGTGCTGCTCGCGGCGGGCGACATGATTCCGGCGGACGTGCGCATCCTGACCGCCAAGGACCTGTTCGTCTCGCAGTCCGCGCTCACGGGTGAAGCGTTGCCGGTCGAGAAATTCGCGCATCCGTGCGAGTCTGGCGGCAGCAACCCGCTCGCTTACGACAACCTCGCTTTCATGGGGACGAATGTGGTGAGCGGTTCGGCCACGGCCGTCGTCGTTGCCACGGGCGGTCGCACCTTCTTCGGCTCGCTGGCGCAGCGCGTGAGCGCGCAGCAACCGAGCGTCACGTCGTTCCAGCAAGGCGTGAACCGCGTGTCGTGGGTGCTCATCCGCTTCATGCTGGTCATGACGCCCATCGTCCTGCTCATCAACGGCTTCACGAAGCACGACTGGCTCGAAGCGTCGCTCTTCGCGCTGTCGGTGGCGGTCGGCCTCACGCCCGAAATGCTGCCGATGATCGTGACGGCCACCCTCGCCAAGGGCGCAGTCGTGCTCTCGCGCAAGAAGGTCATCGTCAAACGGCTCGACGCGATCCAGAACTTCGGCGCGATGGACGTACTGTGCACCGACAAGACCGGCACGCTCACGCAGGACAAGATCTGTCTGGAGCGTCACACCGACGTGTGGGGCAATTTCTCCGAAGACGTCCTCGAATACGCGTATCTCAACAGCTTCTACCAGACCGGTCTGAAGAACCTGCTCGACGTTGCCGTGCTCGATCACGCCGAGTTGCATCAGCGTCTGGACGTGGTCAATCGTTACCGCAAGATCGACGAAATCCCGTTCGATTTCCAGCGCCGTCGCATGTCGGTGGTGGTGAGCGAGAACGGCGATCACCACGAGCTGATCTGCAAAGGCGCAGTGGAAGAAGTGATGGCGGTGTGCAACCGCGTGCAGCATGGCGCGAACGTCGAACCGCTCACGCCGGACGTGCTGGCGCAATTGCGGCGCGTGACGGCACATCTGAACGCCGAAGGGCTGCGTGTGGTGGCGGTGGCGACGCGGCATCTGCCGCCGGTACGCGAGCGCTACAGCATCGCAGATGAAAGCGAACTCATCCTCGTTGGCTACATCGCCTTCCTCGATCCGCCCAAGGAGTCGACGGCACCGGCCCTCAAGGCGTTGGCGTCGGCAGGCGTGGACGTGAAGGTGCTCACGGGCGACAACGATCTCGTGACGGCGAAAGTCTGCCGAGAAGTCGGTTTGCCGGTAACTGCCTGCGTGCTGGGCGACGACATCGAAGCGATGAGCGATACCGAACTGGCCGGGATCGTCGAGCGCGCCAACGTCTTCGCGAAGCTCACGCCGGCGCACAAGGAGCGTCTGGTGCGCATGCTGCGCGCGAACGGTCACGTCGTGGGCTTCATGGGCGACGGCATCAACGACGCCCCGGCACTGCGTGCGGCCGACATCGGCATTTCGGTGGATACGGCGGTCGACATCGCCAAGGAAGCGGCCGATCTGATCCTGCTGGAGAAGAGCCTGATGGTGCTGGAGCAGGGCGTGGTCGAGGGACGCCGCACGTTCGCGAACATGCTCAAGTACATCAAGATGACGGCCAGCTCGAACTTCGGGAATGTCTTCTCGGTGCTGATCGCGAGCGCCTTCCTGCCGTTCCTGCCCATGCTGCCGTTGCAGTTGCTCACGCAGAATCTGCTGTACGACCTGTCGCAGACGACGATTCCGTTCGATCATGTCGACGCCGAACAACTGACGAAGCCGCAGCAGTGGAATCCGTCCGATCTGTCGCGGTTCATGGTGTTCTTCGGCCCGATCAGTTCGATTTTCGACGTGCTGACGTTCGTCGCCATGTGGCATCTTTTCGGTGCGAACAGCGCCGAGCATCAGACGTTGTTCCAGTCCGGCTGGTTCGTCGAAGGCCTGCTTTCGCAGACGCTGATCGTGCACCTGATCCGCACGCGCCGTCTGCCGTTCATCCAGAGCCGCGCCGCATGGCCGTTGCTGCTGATGACGGGCGCGGTGATGCTGATCGGCATCATGCTGCCGATGTCGCCGTTCGCCGAGACCTTCAAGATGCAGGCGCTGCCGCTTGCGTACTTCCCGATGCTCGCCGCGATTCTGCTGGCGTATGCGGTGCTCACGCAGTGGATGAAGGGCGTGTTCGCGCGACGCTTCGGGTGGCAGTGA
- the dapA gene encoding 4-hydroxy-tetrahydrodipicolinate synthase, whose protein sequence is MNTAIFEGAWVPLVTPMSGANGAQIDYNAFARLVDYYLAAGVNGLVVAGTTGEGTLLTDEERRRLVETAAHLAHGHAPVLAGVGAADTTNAARQIRSLDDLPLAGYLVPPPYYLRPSQEGILWHYRTLAAGTRKPLVLYNVPLRTGVTLGVETIRELASHESFAAIKECDAHPLTHLPAQVTMRVLCGDDMQILPALRAGAVGCISAAAHVRPDLYLKLMRYVREGDMDHANTLFNGMKPLIRRLFAEPNPVAIKAALASLGFCQDTVRRPLIPCTAALRKDIDAQLEVTMAF, encoded by the coding sequence ATGAACACAGCCATCTTCGAAGGCGCGTGGGTTCCGCTCGTCACGCCCATGTCCGGCGCCAATGGCGCTCAGATCGACTACAACGCGTTTGCACGTCTGGTCGACTATTACCTCGCGGCGGGCGTGAACGGCCTCGTGGTCGCAGGCACCACCGGCGAAGGCACGCTGCTCACCGATGAAGAGCGCCGCCGGCTCGTGGAGACAGCCGCTCACCTCGCGCACGGACACGCTCCGGTACTCGCCGGTGTCGGCGCAGCCGACACGACCAATGCCGCGCGTCAGATCCGCAGTCTCGACGACCTGCCGCTCGCCGGTTATCTCGTCCCGCCACCGTATTACCTGCGCCCCTCGCAGGAAGGCATTCTCTGGCACTACCGCACACTGGCCGCCGGTACGCGCAAGCCGCTGGTGCTGTACAACGTGCCGCTGCGCACAGGTGTCACGCTCGGCGTGGAGACGATCCGCGAGTTGGCGTCGCACGAGTCGTTCGCCGCCATCAAGGAGTGCGATGCGCACCCGCTCACCCACTTGCCCGCGCAAGTGACGATGCGTGTGCTGTGCGGCGACGACATGCAGATCCTGCCCGCGCTGCGCGCCGGTGCCGTCGGGTGCATCTCGGCGGCCGCGCATGTGCGCCCGGACCTCTATCTCAAGCTGATGCGCTACGTGCGCGAAGGCGACATGGATCATGCGAACACGCTGTTCAACGGCATGAAGCCGCTGATCCGCCGACTCTTCGCCGAGCCGAATCCGGTGGCGATCAAGGCGGCCCTCGCGTCGCTGGGCTTTTGCCAGGACACGGTGCGCCGCCCACTCATACCGTGCACCGCCGCGCTTCGCAAGGATATCGACGCACAACTGGAAGTCACGATGGCGTTCTGA
- the edd gene encoding phosphogluconate dehydratase, which produces MTQSSHNVSLHPVVQRVTERLIARSRSSRQAYLDGVARATQGQPGREKIGCANLAHALAAAPADDRLKIRAERTPNIGIVTAYNDMLSAHAPFAEFPDIIKSAARAHGASAQVAGGVPAMCDGVTQGYAGMELSLFSRDVIALASIVALSHQMFDAAMFLGVCDKIVPGLVIAAQAFGHLPAVFSPAGPMPSGLPSDEKSRIRQEYAAGRVTRTALLDAELAAYHAEGTCTFYGTANSNQMLMEFMGLHLPGSSFVNPHTPLRHALTQAATARAVALAKSGINTSQILDERAFVNGVVGLLATGGSTNHTLHLVAMAHAGGILLDWQDFAELSDVTPLLAHVYPSGKADVNQFHAAGGLSFLIRELLDAGFLHNDVTTVMGHGLRAYTQEAFLRDDVLSWQEAPTASLDENIVRPASRPFAPEGGLRMLAGNLGRAVIKSSAVKPEHQKVRAPARVFSDQESAQAAFKAGELTRDVIVVVRFQGPRANGMPELHKLMPMLGLLQDEGHHVALVTDGRMSGASGKVPAAIHLSPEAEEGGMLARVQDGDIIEIDCETNTLHCEVDDATLAARAPEPVPQRPFDPWRNMFALFRNNVGAAPHGASVLFNDTQYPKHD; this is translated from the coding sequence ATGACTCAGTCTTCGCATAACGTGTCGCTGCATCCGGTGGTACAACGCGTGACCGAGCGCCTCATCGCGCGCAGCCGGTCGTCCCGTCAGGCCTATCTCGACGGCGTCGCGCGCGCCACGCAGGGGCAACCCGGGCGCGAGAAGATCGGATGCGCGAATCTGGCCCACGCACTCGCCGCAGCCCCCGCAGATGACCGTCTGAAAATCCGCGCCGAGCGTACGCCCAACATCGGCATCGTCACCGCGTACAACGACATGCTCTCGGCGCACGCGCCCTTCGCCGAATTCCCCGACATCATCAAGTCCGCCGCGCGCGCGCATGGCGCAAGCGCGCAGGTCGCCGGTGGCGTGCCCGCCATGTGCGATGGCGTGACGCAAGGCTATGCGGGCATGGAGCTGTCGCTGTTCTCGCGCGACGTGATCGCGCTGGCCTCCATCGTCGCGCTCTCGCATCAGATGTTCGATGCCGCCATGTTCCTCGGCGTGTGCGACAAGATCGTGCCGGGGCTGGTGATCGCCGCGCAGGCATTCGGGCATCTGCCCGCCGTGTTCAGCCCGGCCGGCCCGATGCCGTCGGGGTTGCCCAGCGACGAGAAGTCGCGCATCCGGCAGGAGTACGCTGCGGGCCGCGTCACGCGCACCGCCCTGCTCGACGCCGAACTCGCCGCCTATCACGCCGAAGGCACCTGCACGTTCTACGGCACGGCGAACAGCAACCAGATGCTCATGGAGTTCATGGGCCTGCATCTTCCCGGATCGTCGTTCGTCAATCCGCATACGCCGTTGCGCCATGCGCTCACGCAGGCCGCCACGGCCCGTGCGGTCGCACTCGCGAAGTCGGGCATCAATACGTCGCAGATTCTGGACGAGCGCGCGTTCGTCAACGGCGTGGTCGGACTGCTTGCGACCGGCGGGTCGACGAATCACACGTTGCATCTGGTGGCGATGGCCCACGCTGGCGGCATTCTGCTCGACTGGCAGGACTTCGCGGAGCTGTCGGACGTCACGCCGCTGCTCGCGCACGTCTACCCGAGCGGCAAGGCCGACGTGAACCAGTTTCATGCGGCCGGTGGCCTGAGTTTTCTCATCCGCGAACTGCTCGATGCAGGCTTTTTACACAACGACGTGACGACCGTCATGGGACACGGTCTGCGTGCCTACACGCAGGAGGCCTTCCTGCGCGACGACGTGCTGTCGTGGCAGGAAGCGCCGACCGCAAGCCTCGACGAGAACATCGTGCGTCCGGCGTCGCGACCGTTCGCGCCCGAAGGCGGCCTGCGCATGCTCGCAGGCAATCTGGGACGCGCCGTTATCAAGTCGTCCGCCGTCAAGCCCGAACACCAGAAGGTGCGCGCACCGGCGCGCGTGTTTTCCGATCAGGAGTCGGCGCAGGCGGCCTTCAAGGCGGGCGAACTGACGCGCGACGTGATCGTCGTGGTGCGCTTCCAGGGCCCGCGTGCCAACGGCATGCCCGAACTGCACAAGCTCATGCCGATGCTGGGGCTATTGCAGGACGAGGGGCACCACGTCGCGCTGGTCACGGACGGTCGGATGTCCGGGGCATCGGGTAAGGTGCCCGCCGCCATCCATCTCTCGCCCGAAGCAGAGGAAGGCGGCATGCTCGCACGGGTGCAGGATGGCGACATCATCGAGATCGATTGCGAGACGAATACCCTGCACTGCGAAGTGGATGACGCGACGCTCGCCGCGCGCGCGCCCGAGCCGGTGCCGCAACGGCCGTTCGATCCGTGGCGCAATATGTTCGCGCTGTTCCGCAACAACGTCGGTGCCGCGCCGCATGGCGCAAGCGTGCTGTTCAACGACACGCAGTACCCGAAGCACGACTGA
- the zwf gene encoding glucose-6-phosphate dehydrogenase, which translates to MNTPSPYTFVMFGATGDLSLRKVLPALFRAFRTGQLGADDAKDGGASANDAGRILAVARKPMDAAEYHAWCEQHVRGHIKPDVWDESAWQRFLATIDYMPLDLGREDEFGVLAERLSKRPGVRIFYLATGPSLFIPICEGLRSAKLNENSRIVLEKPLGHDLASSEAINDAVGAIFREDQIYRIDHYLGKEAVQNLLALRFGNAIFEPLWRRELIDNIQITIAEEIGVEGRGEFYEQTGALRDMVQNHLLQLLAIVAMEPPLSMDADAVRDEKLRVLRSLRQLDDESVSRNVVRGQYGGGAIRNSAVPAYIEEPGVPPDSQTETFVALKADIDNWRWAGVPFFLRTGKRLGERVAEIVVNYRATPYPLLGEATAQPGVNRLVIRLQPNESIRLYCLAKQPGEGMNLQSVHLDLAFDQFFKGHRMDAYERLLLDVINGRLALFVRRDEQEQAWRWVAPIQAYWSRQHKGPKRYAAGTWGPPAASALLTQYGSSWVEEDN; encoded by the coding sequence ATGAACACGCCTTCACCCTATACCTTTGTGATGTTCGGCGCTACCGGCGATTTGTCGCTGCGCAAAGTCCTTCCCGCGCTGTTCCGCGCGTTCCGCACCGGCCAGCTCGGTGCGGACGATGCGAAGGACGGAGGGGCGAGCGCTAACGACGCGGGCCGCATCCTCGCCGTCGCCCGAAAACCGATGGACGCCGCCGAGTACCACGCGTGGTGCGAGCAGCATGTGCGTGGACACATCAAGCCCGACGTGTGGGACGAGAGCGCCTGGCAGCGCTTTCTCGCCACCATCGACTACATGCCGCTCGATCTTGGCCGCGAAGACGAGTTCGGCGTACTGGCCGAGCGGCTGTCGAAGCGACCCGGCGTGCGCATTTTCTATCTGGCGACCGGGCCGTCGCTGTTCATCCCCATTTGCGAAGGGCTTCGCAGCGCGAAGCTCAACGAGAACAGCCGCATCGTGCTCGAAAAGCCGCTGGGTCACGATCTGGCGTCCTCGGAGGCGATCAACGACGCCGTCGGCGCGATCTTCCGCGAAGACCAGATTTACCGCATCGACCATTACCTCGGAAAGGAGGCGGTGCAGAACCTGCTCGCCCTGCGCTTCGGTAATGCGATCTTCGAGCCGCTGTGGCGGCGCGAGCTGATCGACAACATCCAGATCACGATTGCCGAGGAAATCGGCGTCGAGGGACGTGGCGAGTTCTACGAGCAGACCGGCGCGCTGCGCGACATGGTGCAGAACCATTTGTTGCAACTGCTGGCCATCGTCGCCATGGAGCCGCCGCTGTCGATGGACGCCGATGCCGTGCGCGACGAAAAGCTGCGTGTGTTGCGCTCGCTGCGTCAGTTGGACGATGAGAGCGTGTCGCGCAATGTCGTGCGCGGGCAATACGGCGGCGGCGCGATCCGCAATTCGGCCGTGCCCGCGTACATCGAGGAGCCGGGGGTGCCGCCGGACAGCCAGACGGAAACGTTCGTCGCGCTCAAGGCCGACATCGACAACTGGCGCTGGGCCGGCGTGCCGTTCTTCCTGCGCACCGGCAAGCGGCTCGGTGAGCGTGTGGCGGAGATCGTCGTCAACTACCGCGCGACGCCGTATCCGCTGCTGGGCGAAGCGACCGCGCAACCGGGCGTCAACCGTCTCGTCATTCGTCTGCAACCGAACGAATCGATTCGTCTGTACTGCCTCGCGAAGCAGCCGGGCGAGGGCATGAATCTGCAATCCGTCCACCTCGATCTGGCGTTCGACCAGTTCTTCAAGGGACACCGGATGGATGCGTACGAGCGTCTGTTGCTCGACGTCATCAACGGTCGTCTGGCGCTGTTCGTGCGACGCGACGAGCAGGAGCAGGCCTGGCGCTGGGTCGCACCGATTCAGGCGTACTGGTCGCGACAGCACAAGGGCCCGAAGCGTTACGCCGCAGGCACGTGGGGACCGCCCGCCGCCAGCGCGCTGCTCACGCAGTACGGATCGAGCTGGGTGGAAGAAGACAACTGA
- the pgl gene encoding 6-phosphogluconolactonase: protein MIHWRTFPTREAQAQALANAVVAGIDEALTIRKRALLAVSGGTSPRAFLAQLARLPVAWRDVDITLVDDRWLPPDHADSNARLVTETLLPGATGARWLPLVDTATATALHVRTLNDTWTHGVPQVCVLGMGEDGHTASLFADAPQWPYATTTHDKFVFVQPQHAPYQRVSWSLAALAACDRLILQIQGPAKRAVLEAAQANEQDNAISRLIHREGVKLDVFWSEE from the coding sequence ATGATCCATTGGCGAACCTTTCCCACGCGAGAAGCGCAGGCACAAGCGCTGGCTAACGCCGTCGTGGCGGGTATCGACGAAGCACTGACGATTCGCAAGCGCGCGTTGCTGGCCGTCTCCGGCGGCACCAGCCCCCGGGCGTTTCTCGCGCAGCTCGCGCGCCTGCCCGTGGCGTGGCGCGACGTCGATATCACACTGGTGGACGATCGCTGGCTGCCGCCCGATCACGCCGACAGCAACGCGCGACTCGTGACCGAGACGCTGTTGCCAGGTGCGACCGGCGCGCGCTGGTTACCGCTTGTCGACACCGCGACGGCCACGGCATTGCACGTGCGCACGCTCAACGACACGTGGACGCACGGCGTGCCGCAAGTCTGCGTGCTGGGCATGGGCGAGGACGGGCACACCGCGTCGCTCTTCGCCGACGCCCCGCAATGGCCCTACGCCACCACCACCCACGACAAGTTCGTCTTCGTGCAGCCGCAGCACGCGCCGTATCAGCGCGTGTCGTGGTCGCTCGCCGCGCTCGCAGCCTGCGACCGGCTCATCCTGCAAATACAGGGCCCGGCCAAACGCGCCGTGCTCGAAGCCGCGCAGGCGAACGAACAGGACAACGCCATCTCCCGGCTGATCCACCGTGAAGGAGTCAAGCTCGATGTCTTCTGGAGTGAGGAATAA